The following coding sequences lie in one Euhalothece natronophila Z-M001 genomic window:
- a CDS encoding pentapeptide repeat-containing protein: MRQVLKVSIVLGAIALFFLSSPVLAATPRAVRSFNEAVEAETKDFSEQELIEAEFYDEELEGADFHNANLQGAVFNGATLHNANWQGVNFSNGIAYLTDFTGTDLTNAVLTEAMMLRSKFDNAKIEGADFTDAVVDRLQMTKLCERASGVNPTTGVSTRESLGCR; encoded by the coding sequence ATGCGACAAGTTTTAAAGGTTAGTATCGTTTTAGGCGCGATCGCGCTATTTTTCCTTTCTTCTCCTGTTTTAGCAGCCACCCCTAGAGCAGTTCGTTCCTTTAATGAAGCAGTGGAAGCTGAAACCAAAGATTTCTCAGAACAAGAACTCATTGAAGCCGAATTTTATGATGAAGAGTTAGAAGGCGCAGACTTCCATAATGCTAACTTACAGGGGGCGGTTTTTAATGGCGCAACCCTTCACAATGCTAACTGGCAGGGAGTTAACTTTAGTAATGGTATTGCCTATCTTACCGATTTTACAGGAACTGATCTCACCAATGCTGTTCTCACCGAAGCAATGATGTTGCGTTCTAAATTTGATAACGCCAAAATTGAAGGAGCAGATTTTACAGATGCGGTGGTTGATCGCCTGCAGATGACAAAACTCTGTGAACGGGCTTCTGGGGTAAATCCCACTACTGGGGTTTCTACCCGAGAGTCTTTGGGCTGTCGTTAA
- the purE gene encoding 5-(carboxyamino)imidazole ribonucleotide mutase: protein MSDKTPLVGIIMGSDSDLPTMESAIALCDQFSIPYEVAIVSAHRTPERMVNYAKTARERGLKVIIAGAGGAAHLPGMVASLTTLPVIGVPVKTRHLQGVDSLYSIVQMPAGIPVATVAINNAKNAGLLAIQILSTFDSDIAKKLETYRQELEESVLQKQSQLEKIGSQEYLKKISH, encoded by the coding sequence ATGTCAGACAAAACGCCATTGGTCGGGATTATTATGGGGAGTGATTCTGATTTACCAACAATGGAAAGCGCGATCGCGCTGTGCGATCAGTTTTCTATCCCCTATGAAGTTGCTATTGTCTCAGCCCATCGTACCCCTGAGCGCATGGTCAACTATGCTAAAACGGCAAGGGAACGAGGATTAAAAGTAATTATTGCTGGGGCTGGAGGAGCAGCGCATTTACCTGGGATGGTTGCTTCTTTAACCACTTTACCTGTGATTGGGGTTCCCGTTAAAACTCGTCATTTACAAGGAGTTGATTCTCTTTACTCCATTGTCCAAATGCCAGCAGGAATCCCAGTGGCTACCGTTGCCATTAATAACGCAAAAAATGCTGGATTACTAGCTATACAAATTTTATCCACGTTTGATTCTGACATTGCGAAAAAACTAGAAACCTATCGTCAGGAGTTAGAAGAGTCTGTCTTACAAAAGCAATCACAACTAGAAAAAATTGGCTCTCAAGAATATCTAAAAAAAATTAGTCATTAG
- a CDS encoding 5-formyltetrahydrofolate cyclo-ligase, with product MEEKKKLRQELINQREALSKQEWQEKSLALCEHLQQFLAHATVVSPQRIILSYFYFRQEPNLDPLFELKQYNWGVPRCVGETLNWHCYQPSDPLEKGKFGIREPKPEAPLCPVEKVDLILVPAVGCDHRGYRLGYGGGFYDRLFEQSPWRDIPKVGIIFDFAFVPKVPVEAWDIPLDGVCTDCGWRISL from the coding sequence ATGGAAGAGAAAAAAAAATTACGACAAGAGTTAATTAATCAACGAGAAGCCTTGTCAAAACAGGAATGGCAAGAAAAAAGTCTCGCTTTGTGTGAGCATTTACAACAGTTTTTAGCCCATGCGACAGTTGTTTCTCCTCAGAGGATAATCCTTAGTTATTTTTATTTTCGGCAAGAACCAAATCTTGATCCGCTATTTGAGCTTAAGCAGTATAATTGGGGAGTGCCGCGTTGTGTTGGCGAAACATTAAACTGGCATTGTTATCAGCCTAGTGATCCGCTAGAGAAGGGAAAATTTGGTATTCGAGAACCTAAGCCTGAAGCCCCCCTTTGTCCAGTGGAAAAGGTTGATTTAATTTTAGTCCCCGCAGTGGGGTGTGATCATCGCGGATATCGTTTGGGCTATGGGGGAGGATTTTATGATCGCTTGTTTGAGCAATCCCCATGGCGAGATATTCCCAAAGTTGGGATTATTTTTGATTTTGCCTTTGTCCCAAAAGTTCCTGTTGAGGCGTGGGACATTCCTTTAGATGGAGTTTGTACGGACTGCGGATGGCGCATTTCTCTTTAG
- the trpD gene encoding anthranilate phosphoribosyltransferase produces MTSSPAWSSLLQQLLDQQSLSQQQSASLMTGWLQEEIPPVLSGAILAAIEAKGVSADELAGMAQVLQEQSLQKTPLTHNETVIDTCGTGGDGASTFNISTAVAFVVAAAGVKVAKHGNRSASSKVGSADVLEALGVNLNSSMERTQAALAEVGITFLFAPGWHPAMKSVVPLRKTLKVRTVFNLLGPLVNPLRPTAQVIGVFDSNLIETIAQALQRLGMERAIVLHGQEKLDEAGLAAPTDLAVLDQGEVTVSSIEPEQLGLHSVATEALKGGELEENTTILKKVLQGKGSIAQQEVVALNASLALQVAGIVPLHDHQQGIRKAKDILASGAAWEKLEALVSFLANK; encoded by the coding sequence ATGACTTCTAGTCCTGCTTGGTCAAGCTTATTACAACAACTTCTCGATCAACAATCACTCTCTCAACAACAATCAGCAAGCCTGATGACAGGGTGGTTACAAGAAGAAATCCCACCCGTTTTATCAGGGGCAATTTTAGCAGCCATTGAAGCCAAAGGAGTTTCTGCGGACGAATTAGCAGGAATGGCACAAGTTTTACAAGAGCAATCCCTGCAAAAAACGCCTCTGACTCATAATGAAACTGTTATTGATACTTGTGGTACTGGGGGAGATGGCGCATCCACCTTTAATATTTCTACCGCAGTTGCCTTTGTTGTCGCCGCCGCAGGGGTAAAAGTGGCAAAACATGGTAACCGTTCCGCTTCCAGTAAAGTGGGTTCAGCAGACGTTTTAGAAGCTCTAGGCGTTAATCTCAATAGTTCCATGGAACGCACTCAAGCCGCCCTAGCAGAAGTGGGAATCACCTTTTTATTTGCCCCTGGGTGGCATCCTGCCATGAAAAGTGTTGTTCCCCTCCGAAAAACCTTAAAAGTGCGAACAGTCTTTAATTTATTGGGTCCCCTAGTTAATCCTTTACGCCCCACTGCCCAAGTGATCGGGGTATTTGATAGTAATTTAATTGAAACTATTGCCCAAGCCTTACAACGCTTAGGAATGGAACGCGCGATCGTGCTTCATGGACAAGAAAAGCTGGATGAAGCAGGATTAGCCGCTCCCACTGATTTAGCCGTTTTAGATCAAGGGGAAGTCACCGTTAGTAGCATTGAACCCGAACAACTAGGACTGCATTCTGTGGCTACCGAAGCCTTAAAAGGGGGAGAATTAGAAGAAAATACCACCATCCTTAAAAAAGTTCTCCAAGGAAAGGGTAGTATTGCTCAACAGGAAGTAGTCGCCCTTAATGCCTCTCTCGCCTTACAAGTAGCAGGAATCGTTCCCCTTCATGATCATCAACAAGGAATCCGAAAAGCTAAAGACATTCTCGCCAGTGGCGCAGCTTGGGAAAAACTCGAAGCCCTTGTTAGTTTTCTCGCTAATAAGTGA
- the pheA gene encoding prephenate dehydratase, translating into MTLSIAYLGPVGTYTETATLAYTQWLQETQGKDSILCPYPSIAQTLQAVATQEADFAVVPVENSTEGSVTITLDTLWQLEGLQIQKALVLPIHHCLLATVSSLEEIKTVYSHPQALAQCQKTLESRLPTVQLVPTASTAEALQSLKTEKNSGAIASSRASQLYNLPILISYLNDYPDNCTRFWVVGLETTTEGKYLSLGFSTPANEPGALVRPLAVFAQREINLTRIESRPTKRSLGEYLFFIDIEGSLTQSPVQAALEELPKYTEVLKIFGNYDVLSIQATGNNK; encoded by the coding sequence ATGACTCTCTCTATTGCCTATTTAGGTCCGGTGGGAACTTACACCGAAACGGCAACCTTAGCTTATACGCAATGGCTACAGGAAACCCAAGGCAAAGACTCCATATTATGCCCTTACCCGAGTATCGCCCAAACCTTACAAGCGGTTGCCACACAAGAGGCTGATTTTGCTGTTGTGCCAGTGGAAAATTCTACAGAAGGCAGTGTTACGATTACTCTTGATACTTTGTGGCAATTAGAAGGGCTACAAATTCAAAAAGCCCTTGTGCTTCCCATTCATCATTGTTTACTTGCTACTGTCTCTTCTCTAGAAGAAATTAAAACCGTTTACTCTCATCCTCAAGCCCTTGCTCAATGTCAAAAAACTTTAGAATCTCGTCTTCCAACAGTGCAGTTAGTTCCCACAGCTTCTACTGCGGAGGCTTTGCAATCATTAAAAACAGAAAAAAATAGTGGCGCGATCGCGTCTTCTCGGGCTTCCCAACTCTATAATCTACCGATCTTGATTTCCTATCTCAATGACTATCCTGATAACTGTACACGCTTCTGGGTAGTGGGATTAGAGACAACTACTGAGGGAAAATATCTCTCTTTAGGCTTTAGCACTCCTGCAAATGAACCGGGAGCCTTAGTACGTCCTCTTGCTGTTTTTGCCCAACGAGAAATCAATCTGACTCGCATTGAATCTCGCCCTACCAAACGCTCCTTAGGGGAATATCTCTTTTTTATTGATATCGAAGGCAGTCTCACTCAGTCTCCTGTGCAAGCTGCCTTAGAAGAGTTACCAAAATACACAGAGGTTTTAAAGATATTCGGCAATTACGATGTATTATCTATTCAAGCAACAGGCAATAATAAATAA
- the purD gene encoding phosphoribosylamine--glycine ligase has product MNVLIVGSGGREHTLAWKLLQSPNVEKVFCLPGNGGTALLPNCQNLAGSEEDFNRIANQAKKKKVAFVVVGPEAPLAKGITDALAEFDIPVFGPTQAGAQIEASKWWAKELMQNVAIPTAFGETFTNAENAKKYISQQGAPIVVKADGLAAGKGVTVAETVEEAMEAVDTLFANEVTQVVVEEYLAGEEVSVLAVTDGITVRPLLPAQDHKRIGEGDTGPNTGGMGAYAPAPVLTSGLLTEITKQVLQPTIDALRERGIIYQGVLYAGLILTSEKKVKVLEFNCRFGDPETQVILPLLETPLDELILACLEQRLKDFPPLQWSGRRALCVVASAAGYPGSYEKGEAITDLPELDDILVFHAGTCLTEKQQLLTNGGRVLAVTGLGDTLREAADRAYSAIAQINFSGCYYRTDIGHQVLSSQKKSS; this is encoded by the coding sequence ATGAATGTCTTAATTGTTGGCAGTGGGGGAAGAGAACACACCCTCGCTTGGAAACTACTACAATCTCCCAATGTGGAAAAAGTTTTCTGTCTTCCCGGCAATGGGGGAACCGCTTTACTCCCTAACTGTCAGAATTTAGCAGGCAGCGAAGAAGACTTTAATCGCATTGCTAATCAAGCTAAGAAAAAAAAGGTGGCTTTTGTGGTAGTTGGGCCAGAAGCCCCCTTAGCTAAGGGAATTACCGATGCACTAGCAGAATTTGATATTCCTGTGTTTGGGCCGACTCAAGCAGGGGCGCAAATTGAGGCAAGTAAATGGTGGGCAAAAGAGTTAATGCAGAATGTTGCAATTCCCACCGCTTTTGGGGAAACATTTACCAATGCTGAAAATGCAAAAAAGTATATCTCTCAACAAGGCGCACCGATTGTTGTGAAAGCAGACGGGTTAGCAGCAGGAAAAGGGGTAACTGTAGCAGAAACCGTGGAAGAGGCAATGGAAGCTGTGGATACTCTCTTTGCTAACGAGGTAACGCAAGTGGTGGTAGAAGAGTATTTAGCAGGGGAAGAGGTATCTGTTTTAGCGGTGACTGATGGGATTACTGTGCGCCCCTTACTACCAGCCCAAGATCATAAACGCATTGGCGAAGGGGATACTGGGCCTAATACTGGGGGAATGGGCGCTTATGCACCTGCCCCTGTTTTAACTTCAGGTTTACTAACAGAGATTACCAAGCAGGTTTTACAGCCAACAATTGATGCTCTCCGAGAACGTGGCATTATTTATCAAGGGGTGCTTTATGCAGGATTAATCCTAACTTCAGAAAAAAAAGTAAAGGTTTTAGAGTTTAACTGTCGTTTTGGTGATCCTGAAACGCAAGTTATTTTACCGCTGTTGGAAACGCCATTAGATGAGTTGATTTTAGCTTGCTTAGAACAGCGATTGAAAGACTTTCCCCCTTTACAGTGGTCGGGTAGAAGAGCATTATGTGTCGTTGCTTCTGCTGCTGGCTATCCTGGGAGTTATGAAAAGGGAGAAGCAATTACCGATCTTCCTGAATTAGACGATATTTTAGTTTTTCATGCTGGTACTTGTCTGACGGAAAAACAGCAGTTATTAACAAATGGCGGTCGTGTTTTGGCAGTAACTGGGTTAGGAGATACTTTAAGAGAGGCGGCGGACAGAGCCTACAGCGCGATCGCGCAGATTAATTTTTCTGGCTGTTACTATCGCACTGATATTGGTCATCAAGTCCTTTCCTCTCAAAAGAAATCAAGTTAA
- a CDS encoding DUF1997 domain-containing protein: METVQFTSTESINLSVPQEKTPIQHYLRQPQRLVSAIANPKLMTQLSENRFHLKMRPLNFLDMYHFQPSVVLKVVADSNGTVTLTSESCEILGNDYINDRFGMNLKGKLYPVEKNGQVYLEGKADLKVDVDLPPPLWLTPRPMLETTGNGLLKSVLMRIKQKLMNQLIADYRQWANQATTSEPTKPSLSSPKTA; this comes from the coding sequence ATGGAAACCGTACAATTTACAAGCACTGAGTCTATTAATCTCAGTGTCCCTCAAGAAAAGACACCCATTCAACATTATCTGCGTCAACCGCAACGGTTAGTGAGCGCGATCGCGAATCCTAAACTAATGACGCAATTATCGGAGAATCGCTTTCACCTGAAAATGCGTCCCTTAAACTTTCTGGATATGTATCATTTTCAGCCTTCTGTTGTCTTAAAAGTTGTGGCTGATAGTAATGGTACAGTAACTCTCACCTCAGAAAGCTGCGAGATTTTAGGAAACGATTATATTAATGATCGCTTTGGGATGAATCTCAAGGGGAAACTATATCCTGTGGAAAAAAATGGACAAGTTTATTTAGAAGGAAAAGCAGACTTAAAGGTGGATGTTGATTTACCGCCCCCTTTATGGCTTACTCCTCGTCCCATGTTAGAAACCACAGGAAATGGACTATTAAAAAGTGTTCTGATGCGGATTAAACAAAAGCTCATGAATCAACTCATTGCTGATTATCGTCAATGGGCGAATCAAGCAACAACATCTGAGCCAACTAAACCCTCTCTCTCTTCTCCAAAAACTGCTTAA
- a CDS encoding PIN domain-containing protein — translation MPVNIFLDTNIIIYVYSRDEPDKQKRAFECIQVGKPWISTQVLNETINTLRRKFKLDYAQIKLVVEELSQRLEVAIVSTTTIQNSLAIAERYQYSYFDSLIIASALEMKCDYLYSEDLQAGQNINDQLKIVNPFVTRE, via the coding sequence ATGCCCGTTAATATATTTCTTGATACAAATATCATTATTTACGTTTATTCGAGAGATGAACCTGATAAACAGAAACGTGCCTTTGAGTGTATTCAAGTAGGTAAGCCTTGGATTAGTACCCAAGTTCTGAATGAAACTATTAATACTTTACGACGTAAATTTAAGTTAGATTATGCTCAAATTAAGCTAGTGGTTGAGGAACTAAGCCAAAGGCTCGAAGTAGCAATTGTCTCTACCACTACCATTCAAAATTCTTTAGCCATTGCTGAAAGATATCAGTATAGTTACTTCGATAGCTTGATTATTGCTAGTGCTTTAGAGATGAAATGTGATTACCTTTATAGTGAAGATTTGCAAGCAGGGCAAAATATTAATGATCAATTAAAAATTGTTAATCCTTTTGTAACAAGAGAATGA
- a CDS encoding response regulator transcription factor: MKTALIVEDSQTDQNFFSSHLQKAGFSVTAVSTVEEAETKVKANKPDLIILDVILPGQSGFELCRELKSQDETKNIPIIICSTKETNVDKMWGDMLGANAYLVKPVDPDEFVNTAKKFAN, encoded by the coding sequence ATGAAAACGGCACTAATTGTTGAAGATAGTCAAACCGATCAAAATTTTTTTAGTAGTCATCTACAGAAAGCAGGATTTTCTGTGACTGCTGTTTCTACTGTAGAAGAAGCAGAGACTAAGGTAAAAGCGAATAAGCCTGACTTAATTATTTTAGATGTTATTCTGCCTGGACAAAGTGGGTTTGAATTATGTCGAGAATTGAAATCTCAAGATGAAACCAAAAATATTCCCATTATTATTTGTTCTACTAAAGAAACCAACGTTGATAAAATGTGGGGAGATATGCTGGGGGCTAATGCGTATTTAGTAAAACCCGTTGATCCCGACGAATTTGTCAATACAGCGAAAAAGTTTGCTAATTGA
- a CDS encoding alpha/beta hydrolase, which yields MKRTNHHQKTLFGKLFSSVIGIASLLMMSEAQAAENINLRLGPFEQQIKVEDLEHYGETGEVPQSLRLLRPVLTQDVRQMLTRPLEFDEAVLDRFAIEMLQSPQIQPLRDQLQTAFPESDFEEVILGLYLALKRGNGLSLLNFLSAYPQETLTIDLTAVIGLGIQLNFSYLQSQILGPILAQELKVDPTESFRPEFDPAASGDHNFNERSLIFRDKTRDRAIVADLYLPETKPEGPLVVLSHGYAANRRFLTYLARHLASHGYTVASLEHPGSNINYLSRSDLAFDLGELLSPQELLERPQDVSFLLNELARLNRHPGMFEDQFNTDEVTMIGHSLGGYTALAVAGGELDLRAVRRFCRNVTPLGRSPADWLQCSGVELPNGTMNLHDNRIRRVVALNPLVSKLFGDDGLGQIEVPTLVFSSSKDAITPSLNNQLKPFAQLSGEKYLLSAIGATHMTVTDLRDKSSPIAQNQVVPELIGKSAEPVRNWIRGTTLAFIKQNSSEAEKYEPFLTPEYAQFLSTPNLSFRVTQEVPPFLELWLKGMHWTYEKVVVRTPPSSNNIGNGFLAQQDNTPFSEFRLNFPLLGRERREDESYRGKLEEVVPPIM from the coding sequence GTGAAACGGACAAACCACCACCAAAAAACATTGTTTGGTAAGCTCTTTTCATCAGTAATCGGCATAGCTTCTCTACTGATGATGAGTGAAGCACAGGCTGCTGAAAACATTAACCTACGTTTAGGCCCTTTTGAACAGCAAATTAAAGTTGAAGATTTAGAACATTATGGAGAAACAGGAGAAGTTCCCCAGTCATTACGCTTATTGAGACCAGTCTTGACTCAAGACGTGCGACAGATGCTAACTCGCCCATTGGAATTTGATGAGGCGGTGTTGGATCGCTTTGCCATAGAAATGTTACAGTCGCCGCAAATACAACCATTACGAGATCAGTTACAGACAGCTTTTCCTGAGTCAGATTTTGAAGAGGTAATTTTAGGATTATATTTGGCCTTAAAGCGAGGCAATGGCTTAAGTTTACTGAACTTCTTGTCAGCGTACCCTCAAGAAACTTTAACCATTGATTTAACCGCCGTGATTGGTTTAGGAATACAACTTAATTTTTCTTACTTACAAAGCCAAATTTTAGGCCCCATTTTAGCTCAAGAACTAAAAGTGGATCCAACAGAATCTTTCCGTCCTGAGTTCGATCCAGCGGCTTCGGGGGATCACAACTTTAATGAAAGAAGTCTGATTTTTCGGGATAAAACGCGCGATCGCGCGATCGTTGCTGATTTATATCTTCCAGAAACTAAACCAGAAGGACCACTGGTAGTTTTGTCTCATGGTTATGCTGCCAATCGTCGCTTTTTAACTTACTTGGCTCGACATTTAGCCTCTCATGGCTATACTGTTGCTTCCCTAGAACACCCTGGTAGTAATATCAATTACTTATCTAGAAGCGATTTAGCTTTTGATTTAGGAGAATTACTCTCACCACAAGAATTACTAGAGCGTCCACAAGATGTTAGCTTTCTTCTGAATGAATTAGCACGATTAAATCGTCATCCAGGAATGTTTGAAGACCAATTTAATACTGATGAGGTAACGATGATTGGTCATTCTCTTGGAGGTTACACTGCTTTAGCAGTTGCGGGGGGAGAGCTAGATTTAAGGGCTGTACGACGTTTTTGTCGCAATGTTACTCCTCTTGGACGGTCGCCTGCGGATTGGTTGCAATGTTCTGGGGTGGAGTTACCTAATGGAACCATGAATCTACATGATAATCGTATCCGACGCGTAGTAGCACTAAATCCTCTCGTTAGTAAGCTATTTGGTGATGATGGCTTGGGTCAAATTGAGGTTCCGACACTGGTTTTTAGTAGTAGTAAGGATGCCATTACCCCCAGTTTAAATAATCAACTTAAACCCTTTGCTCAACTCTCAGGGGAAAAATATCTCCTAAGCGCGATCGGAGCCACCCACATGACTGTTACAGATCTCCGTGATAAGAGTAGCCCTATAGCCCAAAATCAGGTAGTCCCAGAGTTAATTGGAAAATCTGCTGAACCGGTTCGCAACTGGATTCGAGGAACTACTCTCGCTTTTATCAAACAAAATAGTTCCGAAGCAGAAAAATATGAGCCGTTTTTGACTCCTGAATATGCACAATTTCTTTCTACGCCTAATCTCTCATTTCGAGTGACTCAAGAAGTACCTCCTTTTTTAGAGCTTTGGCTGAAAGGAATGCACTGGACTTATGAGAAAGTGGTTGTTAGAACTCCGCCTTCTTCTAACAACATTGGAAATGGTTTTCTAGCCCAACAGGACAATACACCTTTTTCTGAGTTTCGCCTCAATTTTCCCCTACTCGGGAGAGAAAGACGTGAGGATGAGTCTTATCGAGGAAAATTAGAGGAAGTTGTCCCCCCAATTATGTGA